In one Nocardioides sp. NBC_00368 genomic region, the following are encoded:
- a CDS encoding threonine aldolase family protein has product MNEEEKSLHERLRAAMIACRQSVFPAYPSPAEVFDGLAEACRELGIEEWDVYAERGPVARLEAEVSELLGKPAAYFPSGVMAQQVALRIHADNAGNRRVAMPDLSHLLVHEDDGPRILQDLRIEHLTTGRETPTRAHLDAIPGPLTACLVELPLRDAGCVLPTFDELAELAQACRERGIAFHIDGARIWESQEWFGKPLGEIAGLADTVYTSFYKGLGGLAGAALLGDDDFVAQARLWRHRMGGTLYRSTAEAVAALVGLRDRLPHISECVTWARALAAALPASITVQPAVPHTNTFLLYAAGDPDDINTRLLAALEEHSLGFSRPWTASEEPGRVATEVTVGQGALELDPETVAGHLAALVV; this is encoded by the coding sequence GTGAACGAGGAGGAGAAGTCGCTGCACGAGCGACTCCGGGCGGCGATGATCGCGTGCCGGCAGAGCGTGTTCCCGGCGTACCCGAGTCCGGCTGAGGTGTTCGACGGGCTGGCGGAGGCGTGCCGAGAGCTCGGGATCGAGGAGTGGGACGTCTACGCCGAGAGGGGACCGGTGGCGCGCCTGGAGGCGGAGGTCTCCGAGCTGCTCGGCAAGCCTGCTGCGTACTTCCCCTCGGGGGTGATGGCGCAGCAGGTGGCGCTGCGGATCCACGCCGACAACGCCGGCAACCGGCGGGTCGCGATGCCCGACCTCTCCCACCTGCTCGTCCACGAGGACGACGGCCCGAGGATCCTTCAGGACCTGCGGATCGAACACCTCACCACGGGCCGCGAGACGCCGACGAGGGCGCACCTCGACGCGATCCCGGGACCGCTCACCGCCTGCCTGGTCGAGCTGCCGCTGCGCGATGCCGGCTGCGTCCTGCCGACCTTCGACGAGCTCGCCGAGCTGGCGCAGGCGTGCCGTGAACGTGGGATCGCGTTCCACATCGACGGTGCCCGGATCTGGGAGTCGCAGGAGTGGTTCGGGAAGCCGCTGGGCGAGATCGCGGGACTTGCGGACACCGTCTACACCAGCTTCTACAAGGGCCTCGGCGGGCTCGCCGGGGCGGCGCTGCTGGGCGATGACGACTTCGTCGCGCAGGCTCGGCTGTGGCGGCACCGGATGGGCGGCACCCTCTACCGCTCCACCGCCGAGGCCGTCGCCGCACTGGTCGGGCTCCGGGACCGGCTCCCGCACATCAGCGAGTGCGTGACCTGGGCGAGGGCCCTGGCCGCCGCGCTCCCGGCGTCCATCACCGTCCAGCCGGCGGTGCCCCACACCAACACCTTCCTCCTGTACGCAGCGGGCGACCCCGACGACATCAACACCCGTCTCCTCGCCGCCCTGGAGGAGCACTCGCTCGGGTTCAGTCGACCCTGGACGGCGAGCGAGGAGCCGGGCCGCGTGGCGACCGAGGTGACGGTCGGCCAGGGCGCGCTCGAGCTGGATCCCGAGACCGTCGCGGGGCATCTCGCTGCGCTGGTCGTCTGA